Proteins encoded by one window of Salicibibacter halophilus:
- a CDS encoding dipeptidase encodes MYIADAHCDALLQLWHDGGKDFATDPAVSGNALKMGGVNAQVFAVFDPVYDRRDDGFSIILRQLDVFHEKVRTHGQIVHAPGEPLTKNGKTRAIVALEGADAISDDWMKWRLLKRLGVESAGLTWNEGNSLAAGCFEQKAHGLSNKGAAVVDWLKAEGMILDGAHLNEQSFYEAVQRCGTFFVSHANVRRVHDHVRNLTNEQLQMIQEKNGLIGMTFFTSFINGEEEAWFADLAHHIDEISGRIGPEYIGFGSDFDGIPTPIKGLEGPRRLPALIDWLLKRYKEEDVKRWAGENFRTFYNQHIEKNASNVQRGRL; translated from the coding sequence ATGTATATCGCTGATGCACATTGTGATGCTTTGCTTCAATTATGGCATGACGGCGGCAAAGACTTCGCGACGGATCCGGCCGTAAGTGGAAATGCATTGAAAATGGGAGGCGTGAACGCGCAAGTGTTTGCCGTGTTTGATCCCGTTTATGACCGCCGTGATGATGGCTTCTCTATCATCCTGCGGCAATTGGATGTTTTCCACGAAAAGGTGCGAACGCATGGGCAAATCGTGCATGCTCCTGGAGAGCCATTGACGAAAAATGGAAAAACGAGGGCAATTGTCGCCCTTGAAGGTGCGGACGCCATTTCCGATGATTGGATGAAATGGAGGCTTTTAAAACGGCTTGGGGTAGAAAGTGCAGGTTTGACGTGGAATGAAGGGAACAGCCTAGCTGCGGGTTGTTTTGAACAAAAGGCACATGGACTGTCTAACAAAGGCGCAGCGGTCGTGGACTGGTTAAAAGCGGAAGGCATGATTTTGGATGGCGCCCATCTTAATGAGCAATCCTTTTATGAAGCCGTTCAACGATGCGGCACATTTTTTGTCAGCCATGCCAATGTACGCCGCGTGCATGACCATGTCCGAAATTTAACGAACGAGCAGTTGCAAATGATTCAAGAAAAAAACGGCCTCATCGGCATGACGTTTTTTACGTCATTCATAAACGGAGAAGAAGAAGCGTGGTTTGCTGATTTGGCTCATCATATTGACGAGATAAGTGGCCGGATTGGACCGGAATATATCGGTTTCGGCTCCGATTTTGACGGGATCCCCACCCCGATTAAGGGGTTGGAGGGCCCGCGACGCCTGCCGGCATTGATCGATTGGTTACTTAAACGCTATAAAGAAGAGGATGTAAAGCGCTGGGCAGGTGAAAACTTTCGGACATTTTATAATCAGCATATTGAAAAAAATGCATCGAACGTTCAAAGAGGTCGCCTTTAG
- a CDS encoding YppG family protein yields the protein MNHHPQYRPRPFLYDEPYMYPPRPYPPSLPPISGPPHGPPHPFYGNAGKKPKPPGVSGIMTGFTNETGQLDVQKTMTTIDTAVKTYQQVSPVVKQLSSFFLPRD from the coding sequence ATGAACCATCATCCCCAGTACCGGCCGCGCCCGTTTCTTTATGATGAACCATATATGTACCCGCCACGGCCTTATCCTCCCTCGTTGCCGCCGATCTCCGGACCTCCCCATGGACCTCCGCATCCGTTTTATGGAAACGCTGGAAAAAAGCCGAAACCGCCGGGTGTCTCTGGGATTATGACAGGATTTACGAATGAAACTGGTCAACTCGATGTACAGAAGACGATGACAACGATTGATACAGCAGTGAAAACGTACCAACAAGTTTCGCCGGTGGTGAAACAGCTTTCGTCCTTCTTTTTGCCACGAGATTGA
- the metA gene encoding homoserine O-acetyltransferase MetA produces MPIKIPNELPAKDILQQENIFVMNERRAYTQDIRPLHIVILNLMPLKETTETQILRLLGNSPLQVDITFVHPSSHRSKNTSPEHLEAFYKSFADVKDQYFDGMIITGAPIERLAFEDVDYWEELVEMLEWSKTHVTSTMHICWGAQAALYYHYQIPKFELPHKQFGVYKHEIKVQNSPLLRGFDDQFYVPHSRHTTTTNEDIEAEDGLVVLADSEDAGVYLISDLTGSKVFVTGHAEYDATTLRDEYNRDRERGLDTQAPTGYFPSENPNNDPLLLWRAHSHLLFSNWLNYYVYQETPYELR; encoded by the coding sequence ATGCCAATTAAAATTCCGAACGAATTACCCGCAAAAGATATATTGCAGCAAGAAAATATATTTGTGATGAACGAAAGGCGGGCGTATACGCAGGACATCCGCCCGTTGCATATCGTAATATTGAATTTGATGCCGCTGAAAGAAACAACGGAAACCCAGATTTTGCGATTGTTGGGGAATTCTCCATTGCAAGTGGATATTACTTTTGTGCACCCGAGTTCACACCGGTCAAAAAATACGTCACCTGAACATTTAGAAGCTTTTTATAAAAGCTTTGCGGATGTCAAAGACCAATATTTCGACGGCATGATCATCACAGGTGCACCGATTGAACGATTAGCTTTCGAGGACGTTGACTATTGGGAAGAATTAGTTGAAATGCTGGAATGGAGCAAAACCCATGTCACCTCTACGATGCATATTTGTTGGGGAGCGCAAGCGGCTCTGTACTACCATTATCAAATCCCCAAGTTTGAATTGCCCCATAAACAATTTGGTGTGTACAAACATGAAATTAAAGTGCAGAACAGCCCGCTTTTGCGAGGGTTTGATGACCAATTTTATGTTCCGCATTCACGGCATACGACGACGACGAATGAGGATATTGAAGCGGAAGACGGGCTGGTTGTACTGGCTGATTCGGAAGACGCGGGCGTATACTTGATTTCGGATTTGACCGGCAGCAAGGTATTTGTCACCGGGCACGCGGAATATGATGCTACAACGTTGCGGGATGAGTATAACCGGGATCGGGAGCGGGGGCTCGATACACAGGCTCCGACTGGTTATTTTCCGAGCGAAAATCCGAACAATGATCCGTTGCTTTTGTGGAGAGCACATTCCCATCTTCTCTTTTCCAATTGGTTAAACTATTACGTTTACCAAGAAACACCTTATGAGTTACGTTGA
- a CDS encoding FbpB family small basic protein has product MRRVKNVRFVDLLRDNREAILNDREAMNRIEERMDAKRK; this is encoded by the coding sequence GTGCGAAGAGTCAAAAATGTTCGTTTTGTCGATTTGTTGCGAGACAATCGTGAAGCGATCCTCAATGATCGTGAAGCCATGAACCGAATTGAAGAACGCATGGATGCCAAAAGAAAATAA
- a CDS encoding acyl-CoA thioesterase, with product MTIASTDIQVRYAETDQMGVVHHSQYLIWCEIGRTKLINDLGFSYAKLEESGVLAPVTEANLSYNRAVRYGETVRVASWIEDYDKIRAVYGYAIYNEDEQLCVSGTTTHVIVDRESFRPRSMKKHLPEWHEVYEREKKQKEGSE from the coding sequence TTGACAATAGCGTCCACCGACATTCAAGTACGATATGCGGAAACAGACCAAATGGGAGTTGTCCACCATTCTCAGTATTTAATATGGTGCGAGATAGGCCGTACCAAACTGATCAACGATTTGGGCTTTTCTTATGCAAAATTGGAAGAGAGTGGGGTGTTGGCTCCGGTAACGGAAGCAAATTTATCTTATAATAGAGCGGTGCGATATGGGGAAACCGTCCGTGTAGCATCATGGATCGAAGATTACGATAAAATTCGGGCGGTGTACGGCTATGCGATTTATAATGAAGATGAGCAATTATGCGTAAGCGGCACTACCACCCATGTGATCGTCGACCGTGAAAGTTTCCGTCCACGTTCCATGAAAAAACACTTACCGGAATGGCACGAGGTGTATGAGCGGGAAAAGAAACAAAAAGAAGGAAGCGAATAA
- the nadE gene encoding ammonia-dependent NAD(+) synthetase, producing the protein MQQEIIRALNVQPTINPDEEYQKRKEFLKSYVNYARAKGFVLGISGGQDSTLLGKMAQDAVKELREEEKGHYQFIALRLPHGEQHDEDDANKALAFIQPDRTETINIQPAVDASAKSFAQTFDKELNDFHKGNTKARERMKVQYDVAASFGLLVIGTDHAAEAITGYFTKHGDGACDIVPLYGLNKRQGKELLQMLGAPASTYKKTPTADLEDGRPGLSDEEALGMTYDEIDDFLEGKKVSDNVENKLIHYYRVTEHKRRTPVSPQDEWWKKI; encoded by the coding sequence ATGCAACAGGAAATTATACGTGCTTTAAACGTGCAACCGACCATCAACCCCGATGAAGAATACCAAAAGCGAAAAGAATTTTTGAAATCCTACGTTAACTATGCACGGGCAAAGGGTTTCGTGCTTGGCATATCCGGAGGACAAGATTCGACATTGCTGGGGAAAATGGCACAAGATGCAGTCAAAGAACTACGTGAAGAGGAAAAAGGGCATTATCAGTTTATCGCGCTGCGCCTTCCTCACGGGGAGCAGCATGATGAAGACGATGCCAACAAAGCACTCGCGTTTATTCAACCGGACCGTACAGAGACCATTAATATTCAACCGGCAGTGGATGCTTCCGCAAAAAGTTTTGCACAAACGTTTGATAAAGAACTAAATGATTTTCATAAAGGAAATACAAAAGCGAGGGAACGAATGAAGGTCCAATATGACGTGGCGGCCTCATTTGGGCTGCTCGTAATTGGCACTGATCATGCCGCGGAAGCGATTACCGGTTATTTCACCAAACATGGAGATGGAGCTTGTGACATCGTTCCTTTGTATGGATTGAATAAACGGCAAGGAAAAGAACTTTTACAAATGCTGGGCGCTCCTGCATCCACTTATAAGAAGACCCCGACGGCCGACTTGGAAGATGGGCGCCCCGGCCTTTCAGACGAAGAAGCATTAGGGATGACCTACGATGAAATTGATGATTTTCTGGAAGGAAAAAAAGTCAGCGACAACGTCGAGAACAAGCTGATTCATTATTACCGGGTGACCGAACACAAGCGGCGCACACCTGTCAGCCCTCAAGATGAGTGGTGGAAAAAGATATAA
- a CDS encoding Hsp20/alpha crystallin family protein, translating to MHNSIFPIKVFSRWYTNDAGFFSSSLAPIQTNTEDHWRIRFPIKGMRAENVIVYIDHRDLHVRFQQTTEEKQVNETTGFVSAYQAWTECKTSTSLPAYADPGSYTIVCCDDHVDIYFHILKGDELS from the coding sequence ATGCATAATTCCATTTTCCCGATAAAAGTTTTTAGCCGTTGGTATACGAATGATGCCGGTTTTTTCAGCTCATCGCTTGCCCCGATTCAAACAAATACAGAGGACCATTGGAGGATACGTTTCCCGATCAAAGGTATGCGCGCGGAAAACGTAATCGTTTACATCGATCATCGAGATTTGCATGTCCGTTTTCAGCAAACGACGGAAGAAAAACAAGTAAACGAAACAACGGGGTTTGTTTCCGCTTACCAAGCTTGGACGGAGTGTAAAACGAGTACATCGCTCCCTGCGTATGCCGACCCGGGCAGCTATACCATTGTTTGTTGCGATGATCATGTGGACATTTATTTTCATATCTTGAAAGGAGATGAGCTTTCATGA
- a CDS encoding alpha/beta fold hydrolase — protein sequence MSYVDHYPVQPEEVNVQHYPASNSDAPRRLFVLIHGFMSSAYSYQAMIPELRLYGEVVTFDLPGFGKSKKTLRYHYSYAQYAKTVDSIIKPYVTEQTEVVPVGHSMGGQIALRLPKTMSRPPKKIVLLASSGGIARLPSWLRTATYLPFFSFWLRRYIRKHDVRNILDEVIYDSSMITNEHVYAYEKPLREKAMYKALAKFIRHRDSDLTRKELAAIDVPVLLLWGEADSIVPLQVGEKLVSALPCARLATYPEIGHLLSEEMPAETAKAIQSFAEE from the coding sequence ATGAGTTACGTTGACCACTATCCGGTTCAGCCGGAGGAGGTGAACGTTCAACACTATCCCGCGAGCAATAGCGATGCTCCTCGACGATTGTTCGTGTTGATTCATGGATTTATGTCTTCGGCATACAGCTATCAGGCAATGATTCCCGAATTACGCTTGTATGGCGAGGTCGTTACATTTGACCTTCCCGGGTTTGGCAAAAGCAAGAAAACATTGCGATACCACTATTCGTACGCACAATATGCAAAGACGGTAGATAGTATTATAAAGCCATATGTGACCGAGCAAACCGAAGTGGTCCCCGTCGGCCACTCAATGGGCGGGCAGATCGCCCTTCGTTTGCCAAAGACGATGTCCCGGCCGCCGAAAAAAATCGTTCTGCTTGCCAGCTCCGGTGGTATCGCCCGTCTTCCTTCTTGGTTGCGGACAGCGACATATCTCCCGTTTTTTTCTTTTTGGCTGAGGCGTTATATACGCAAACACGACGTCCGGAATATTTTGGATGAAGTGATCTATGATTCCTCCATGATTACGAACGAACACGTATACGCTTATGAAAAACCATTACGGGAAAAGGCGATGTACAAAGCGTTGGCAAAATTTATCCGCCACCGCGACAGCGATTTAACAAGAAAAGAACTCGCTGCTATTGACGTGCCAGTCCTTTTGCTGTGGGGAGAAGCAGACAGTATCGTACCGTTGCAAGTGGGAGAAAAGCTCGTGAGTGCCTTGCCTTGCGCGAGACTTGCCACGTATCCGGAAATCGGCCACCTTCTGTCGGAAGAAATGCCGGCCGAAACCGCAAAAGCGATTCAATCGTTCGCAGAGGAGTAA